A segment of the Methanomassiliicoccaceae archaeon DOK genome:
TCGGGATGTACGTCCATGTACTCGTCGAGTATCATCCCAGTCATTATGGAGCCCTGTGAATGCCCCGCGAGGATGAACGGGCGTCCGTCGTTCATGTGCTCGAAGTAATGGTCGAGGGCGGCGAAGACGTCCTCCCTCTGCGGGCCGTGCTGGAACTCGTACAGCTCGTCGTGTCCGAGGCGCTCCACCTTGAAGAGGTTGGTCTGTCTGTAGAACGGTGCGAAGACGTTCGTGGAACCTGAGAATGCGGATGCCTGTCCGATGAGCTTGTCCCGGGCGCCTGCGCGCATGACGGGGTTCGAGATCTCGCACACGTCGGGGGCGCCGGGAGACGGGTCGATGTACGTGGTCGGGTAGAGGTAGAACGTGTCCACCCCGTGGACGACCTCCGGTATCTGCAGCCAGTTGTCTGGATCGGAGTAGTCTGTTCTCGACAGGGCATCACCGTCGGAGAATCGACGTCCACGTAGATAACGTCCTGCCGTCCATATGGATGCTATCTCCATCTGTGCCATTTATATCGTTCAATCGCCATTTCTAAGACCATGTACTGCCAGAACTGCGGTTCTCAACTGCCGGACAGTGCGAAGTTCTGTGACCGCTGCGGAGCCAAGGTGGGAACGGACACGGAGCGCAGCAACGGCAACACCGAGTACAACATGGCATCGATCATGGTCAACAAGAAGAGCGAGGCTCTGGCCCTGATCCTGTCACTTCTGATTCCGGGTCTGGGGCAGATATACAACGGGCAGGTCTCGAAGGGTGCAATGATGATTGTCGCTGCGATCGTGTGCGCAGTTCTGATCTTCGTGTTCTTCCCCATAGGGATACTGTACATCGTGCTCTGGATCTACGCGATGTACGATGCGTTCAAGGACGCCAAGGAGTACAACCAGTACCTTCTCAGTCACAACGGCAACCCGCCCTGGTGAGGGTGCCGGACTCCAAACTCCTTATTTTTCAATACGACTCACACGGACCGTGCATCCCGGTTCCACTGAGGGTGCGATGCAGTCAGCATCCGCGCTGTCTCTGGCATGAGGGACATGATACGCTGCTCCTCCCGCCGATGACCCTGCGGACGAGGGTCGTCCCGCAGACGGGACAGGGCTCGCCGCCATGGGCGTATATGCGGATGTAGGGGGTGTTGCGGTACTCCCTGCCCCTGCCCTCGAGCCAGTCCTCGGCGGAGATCTCGTTCTTCTCGACGAAGAACTCCAGTGTGCGCGGAATCTCATCCGCAAGGTGTGTCCAATCCCCGTGTCCTAGCAGATTGGCGGGACACGCTGGGTCGATGCCGGTGGCGAACAGGATCTCGTCGGAGTAGATGTTGCCTATCCCCGCGACCACGCTCTGGTCGAGGAGACATTCTTTGATAGCCCTCCTGCTGCTGCCGATGCGGCCCTCCAGGTATTCCGCGGTGAATGACGGGTCGAACGGCTCCGGTCCCAGCTTCGACAGGCCGGTGCAGTCGTCGTCCTCGCCCTCTGCGAGGAGCCAGAAGCGTCCGAAACGGCGGGTGTCGGAGAACCGCAGCTCCATGCCGTCGTCAAGACGCACGACGATGTGGGTGTGGGGGTCTTCAGGGCGGTCATGCGGGGCAACCACCAGGCACCCTGTCATGCGCATATGCATGACCATCCTTTCTCCGTCGTCGAGCTGGGCGGTCAGGATCTTGCCGCGACGGGTCAGGTCGGTGAACCTTCTGCCCGTCAGGCGCTGTACGAACCTGTCCGGATCCGGGCTCCCGATGACCTTGGGGTGTCTGACCGATACGGAGGCCACCCTGCGGCCTACGATCTGCGGTCCCACGACACGTCTGACAGTCTCTATCTCCGGGAGTTCGGGCATTCGGATCTCAGCTCCTCGATGACTTCCTTATCCGCTCGTGGTAGAAGTAGTTGACAACGATCGGAGGGGCGTCGAACGGCCTGGACATGCTGTCGTCGTTGGTCACGTACTCGAGTCCCTGATCCTCGGAGAATCTGCGCATCTCCTCGTCCAGGTCCTCCCAGTAGCTCAGGTCCCTGCGGTTGTATATGCG
Coding sequences within it:
- a CDS encoding DUF3089 domain-containing protein, with translation MAQMEIASIWTAGRYLRGRRFSDGDALSRTDYSDPDNWLQIPEVVHGVDTFYLYPTTYIDPSPGAPDVCEISNPVMRAGARDKLIGQASAFSGSTNVFAPFYRQTNLFKVERLGHDELYEFQHGPQREDVFAALDHYFEHMNDGRPFILAGHSQGSIMTGMILDEYMDVHPEEYSRMVAAYVIGFSVTRRFMSANPHLRFAEHEDDTGVVVSWNTEGPENVGMDNVVIRDGALCINPINWRRDGTYAPAEDNLGSLVKHGECRFEHVPGFGDARVDTERGSVICTTASEFYIDVGQTPLFGPASLHNMDYGLYYDNLVRNVAVRTEAFLGRLNGVIGGPSPS
- a CDS encoding zinc-ribbon domain-containing protein, translating into MYCQNCGSQLPDSAKFCDRCGAKVGTDTERSNGNTEYNMASIMVNKKSEALALILSLLIPGLGQIYNGQVSKGAMMIVAAIVCAVLIFVFFPIGILYIVLWIYAMYDAFKDAKEYNQYLLSHNGNPPW
- the mutM gene encoding bifunctional DNA-formamidopyrimidine glycosylase/DNA-(apurinic or apyrimidinic site) lyase produces the protein MPELPEIETVRRVVGPQIVGRRVASVSVRHPKVIGSPDPDRFVQRLTGRRFTDLTRRGKILTAQLDDGERMVMHMRMTGCLVVAPHDRPEDPHTHIVVRLDDGMELRFSDTRRFGRFWLLAEGEDDDCTGLSKLGPEPFDPSFTAEYLEGRIGSSRRAIKECLLDQSVVAGIGNIYSDEILFATGIDPACPANLLGHGDWTHLADEIPRTLEFFVEKNEISAEDWLEGRGREYRNTPYIRIYAHGGEPCPVCGTTLVRRVIGGRSSVSCPSCQRQRGC